From Montipora foliosa isolate CH-2021 chromosome 6, ASM3666993v2, whole genome shotgun sequence, a single genomic window includes:
- the LOC138005339 gene encoding uncharacterized protein, with translation MDAVERLSKQENWSEDEKQNAINEAIRLKDPNNWSDDEKENEADSPNDCSEDEGEGIGISIVYYKDPKNGSEDEKENATSEDEKENKAVSPNNWYCEHFTSERVLNNHKENCIQLNGAQAIKMPTKDDNILKFNNFHKQLPVPFVIYADFEAITEKIHGCQPNDDKSYTEAYQRHTDCGYGYKVVCCYDDKYTKPVQIYRGEKAVYKFMEAMLDEVKYCKKIMKKHFNKPLRMTEDDEKEFQKADECHICNKKYNENDVRVRDHCHITGKYRGSAHQDCNLNFRITEKIPVMFHNLRGYDSHFIMQEIGEMVKKHTYANKKGEKCQMNINAIPNNMEKYMAFMLGNHLTFIDSFQFMSSSLDKLVSNLPKEALIYTSRKFKGKELDLMSQKGVYPYDFMDSFDKFNEKLPPKEEFYSILNDEDITDDQYKHAKNVWNTFNLKNMGEYHDLYLKSDILLLADVFENFRKTCLQYYKLDPCHYFTSPGLSWDAMLRMTDIKLELMTDIDMFQFIEKGMRGGISYIANRYGKANNKYMKTYDEKAPSKYIMYLDANNLYGWAMSQYLPTGGFRWMTEKQINNINLSKYSENSKKGSILEVDLAYPKELHDLHNDYPLAPEKVKVNKDMLSNYCQEIADKFNVSTGLVHKLIPTLSNKEKYVLHYRNLQLYTDLGLKITKVHRVLEFNQSPWLKEYIDFNTQKRTNAKNAFEKDFFKLMNNSRTNATHHENDQKQLASTWEL, from the exons ATGGATGCTGTGGAACGactttcaaaacaagaaaattggagTGAAgacgaaaaacaaaatgcaataAATGAAGCTATCAGGTTGAAAGATCCGAATAATTGGAGTGATgacgaaaaagaaaatgaagctGACAGTCCGAATGATTGCAGTGAAGATGAAGGGGAGGGTATAGGAATTTCAATTGTCTATTACAAAGATCCGAAAAATGGGAGTGAAGAcgaaaaagaaaatgcaacatctgaagacgaaaaagaaaataaagctgTCAGTCCGAATAATTGGTATTGTGAG CATTTCACTTCTGAAAGAGTGTTGAATaatcataaagaaaactgtatcCAATTAAATGGAgcacaagcaattaaaatgccaacaaaagatgataacatactaaaattcaataatttccataaacaactaCCAGTTCCATTTGTAATATATGCAGATTTCGAAgccataactgaaaaaatacaTGGATGCCAACCCAATGATGATAAATCATACACTGAGGCTTATCAGAGACACacagactgtggttatggatataaggttgtgtgttgttatgatgataaatacacaaaaccagtacaaatttatagaggtgaaaaagctgtttacaaatttatggaagcCATGCTGGATGAAGTCAAATACTGCAAGAAGATTatgaaaaaacatttcaataaaccattgagaatgactgaagatgatgaaaaagaatttcaaaaagctGATGAATGTCATATCTGcaacaaaaaatacaatgaaaatgatgtgAGAGTCAGAGACCATTGCCATATCACAGGTAAATACAGAGGATCAGCTCACCAAGATTGCAATCTTAACTTTCGAATAACTGAGAAAATACCAGTCATGTTTCACAATCTCCGTGGGTATGACagtcattttataatgcaagagATCGGTGAAATGGTGAAAAAGCATACATACGCGAATAAGAAAGGCGAAAAGTGTCAAATGAATATAAATGCAATTCCTAATAACATGGaaaagtatatggctttcatgcttggtaatcatctgacctttattgatagttttcaatttatgagCTCAAGTCTTGACAAACTGGTGAGCAACCTACCAAAAGAAGCATTAATATATACTTCTCGAAAATTCAAAGGTAAAGAGCTTGATTTAATGTCTCAAAAAGGAGTATATCCATACGACTTCAtggatagctttgataaattcaatgaaaagctaccaccaaaagaagaattttacagtatATTAAATGATGAGGATATAACAGATGATCAATACAAACATGCTAAAAATGTATGGAACACTTTCAATCTGAAAAATATGGGCGAGTACCATGACTTATATCTTAAATCCGACATACTTCTGTTAGCAGATGTATTCGAAAACTTTCGAAAGACCTGTCTGCAATACTACAAACTAGACCCCTGTCATTATTTCACGTCTCCAGGGCTTTCCTGGGATGCTATGTTAAGGATGACTGACATTAAATTGGAGCTTATGACTGAcattgatatgtttcaattcatcGAAAAGGGCATGCGTGGTGGAATAAGTTACATTGCCAACCGGTATggaaaagcaaacaataaatacatgaaaacatatGATGAGAAGGCGCCCTCAAAGTATATCATGTATCTTGATGCTAACAATCTGTATGGATGGGCTATGTCACAATACCTACCAACTGGTGGATTCAGATGGATGACAGAAAAGCAAATCAACAACATAAATTTGTCTAAATACAGCGAGAACAGCAAAAAAGGATCAATATTAGAAGTAGACCTAGCATATCCAAAAGAACTACATGATTTGCATAATGACTACCCACTAGCACCTGAAAAGGTAAAAGTCAACAAAGACATGCTTTCTAATTATTGCCAAGAAATAGCCGATAAATTTAATGTATCAACTGGTTTAGTTCATAAACTGATACCTACATtaagcaataaagaaaaatacgtACTCCATTACAGAAACCTTCAATTATACACAgatcttggtttaaaaataaccAAAGTCCATCGAGTGTTGGAGTTCAATCAGTCACCATGGTTGAAAGAATACATTGATTTCAACACACAGAAGAGAACCAAtgccaaaaatgcttttgagaaagacttcttcaagcttatgaataacagt CGAACAAATGCAACACACCATGAAAACGATCAGAAGCAACTTGCATCAACTTGGGAGCTATGA